One stretch of Muribaculum intestinale DNA includes these proteins:
- a CDS encoding TonB-dependent receptor: MHRTLTLIAAVILAAISASVNAANTPTDANIGGHVIDKENGEHITGCIVKILGSNLATMTDASGHYVFRDLRPGDYTLEVSYMGYSNLKKSTSVKSHQTVELNFEIEPDAFMLDQVVVTSSKTETRRRESASLVNVLSGNTFLNVGACSLADGLDFQPGVRVENDCQNCGFTQVRINGLDGHYSQILMNSRPVFSALTGVYGLEQIPANMIERVEVMRGGGSALFGSSAVGGTINIITKDPLSNSARVAHTLTSIGPSGAMDNNTTVNASVVTDNNKAGIFIYGQSRYRDGYDHDDDGFTEVAQLKTQTLGARTFLRTTDDSKLTLEYHNTHEYRRGGDQLDQPAHMAMIAEQVDHNIHAGEANFDLWLRDRRDHLSVFAATQNTRRQSYYGSEMDPNAYGRTSDIVVTAGTQWTHPIDRFLFMPSELVAGLEYSYNRLHDVTVGYNHDIVQNVNIYSGYLQNEWKNEKWGFLVGARVDKHSMIDNPVISPRANVRFNPSDNLNFRASYSTGFRSPQAYDEDFHVAIVGGERVVTVLAPGLKQESSQSVSLSADLYHRFGNVQTNLLVEGFFTDLRDVFALRQLDEADEAGNAVLERYNGSGARVMGLNIEAKAFFSSHFDMQGGITLQRSRYKQPEQWSDNPEVAAEKKMFRTPDIYGYFTANWEITHSLKASLTGTGTGPMLVQHLAGSGTDVDLAVRTESFFDASLKFTYTFRLYNRVNLDVSAGVSNIFNSYQNDFDRGPLRDSGYMYGPMLPRCINFGVSLGI, from the coding sequence ATTCACAGGACACTTACTCTGATTGCCGCCGTTATATTGGCGGCAATCTCTGCAAGCGTAAATGCAGCCAACACTCCTACCGACGCCAACATTGGCGGACATGTTATCGACAAAGAAAATGGAGAACACATCACGGGATGTATCGTAAAGATTCTCGGGTCTAACCTGGCCACCATGACCGATGCTTCGGGCCACTATGTATTCCGCGACCTGCGTCCCGGCGACTACACCCTCGAAGTATCCTACATGGGATATAGCAACCTGAAAAAGAGCACAAGCGTAAAATCTCACCAGACAGTAGAACTGAACTTCGAAATCGAGCCTGACGCATTCATGCTCGACCAGGTGGTGGTGACATCCTCAAAAACCGAAACACGCCGTCGCGAAAGCGCATCGCTCGTCAACGTGCTCTCGGGCAACACATTCCTCAATGTAGGAGCATGCTCTCTTGCCGACGGACTCGACTTCCAGCCCGGAGTCAGAGTGGAAAACGACTGCCAGAACTGCGGATTCACCCAAGTAAGAATCAACGGCCTCGACGGACATTATTCACAGATACTGATGAACTCTCGTCCGGTATTCTCAGCCCTCACCGGAGTATACGGCCTGGAGCAGATACCGGCCAACATGATTGAGCGGGTCGAGGTGATGCGCGGCGGAGGCTCGGCCCTCTTCGGCTCGTCGGCCGTAGGTGGCACAATAAATATCATTACCAAGGACCCCCTGTCCAACTCGGCCAGAGTAGCTCATACTCTCACTTCGATTGGCCCCTCGGGCGCTATGGACAACAACACTACCGTCAACGCCTCTGTAGTGACCGACAACAACAAGGCCGGAATATTCATTTATGGCCAGAGCCGCTATCGCGACGGATACGACCACGACGACGACGGATTCACCGAAGTGGCACAGCTGAAGACACAGACACTCGGAGCCCGCACATTCCTGCGCACTACCGACGACTCGAAGCTCACTCTCGAATACCACAACACACATGAATACCGACGCGGAGGCGACCAACTCGACCAGCCGGCCCATATGGCGATGATAGCCGAGCAGGTCGACCATAATATCCATGCCGGCGAAGCCAATTTCGACCTCTGGCTGCGCGACCGCCGCGACCATCTGTCGGTATTCGCCGCCACTCAGAACACTCGCCGCCAGAGCTACTACGGCTCCGAGATGGACCCCAACGCCTACGGACGCACATCCGACATTGTCGTCACCGCCGGCACACAATGGACCCACCCCATCGACCGGTTCCTGTTCATGCCCTCCGAGCTGGTAGCCGGCCTCGAATACTCCTACAATCGCCTGCACGACGTAACCGTAGGCTACAACCACGACATCGTGCAGAACGTGAACATCTACAGCGGATATCTCCAGAACGAATGGAAAAACGAAAAATGGGGATTCCTCGTGGGAGCACGCGTCGACAAACACTCGATGATTGACAACCCCGTGATTTCTCCACGAGCCAACGTCCGCTTCAACCCGTCGGACAATCTCAATTTCCGAGCCTCATATTCAACCGGATTCCGCTCCCCCCAGGCCTACGACGAGGATTTCCATGTAGCCATCGTAGGCGGCGAGCGTGTGGTCACAGTGCTTGCTCCCGGACTCAAGCAGGAGAGCTCGCAGAGCGTAAGCCTATCGGCCGACCTCTACCACCGGTTCGGCAACGTGCAGACCAATCTTCTTGTCGAAGGATTCTTCACCGACCTGCGCGACGTGTTTGCCCTGCGCCAGCTCGACGAAGCCGACGAGGCCGGCAACGCCGTGCTTGAACGATACAACGGCTCCGGTGCAAGAGTGATGGGTCTCAACATCGAGGCTAAAGCATTCTTCTCAAGCCACTTCGACATGCAGGGAGGCATCACACTGCAACGCAGCCGCTACAAGCAGCCCGAGCAATGGAGCGACAATCCCGAAGTGGCCGCCGAAAAGAAAATGTTCCGCACCCCCGACATCTACGGCTACTTCACCGCCAACTGGGAGATAACCCATTCGCTAAAGGCAAGTCTTACCGGCACAGGCACCGGACCGATGCTCGTGCAGCACCTCGCAGGCTCAGGCACCGACGTGGATCTCGCCGTACGCACCGAGTCATTTTTCGACGCATCGCTCAAATTCACCTACACCTTCCGTCTTTACAACCGTGTCAACCTCGACGTGTCGGCAGGTGTCAGCAACATATTCAACTCCTATCAGAACGACTTTGACCGCGGTCCACTCCGCGACTCCGGCTACATGTACGGCCCGATGCTTCCCCGCTGCATCAACTTTGGCGTGTCTTTAGGCATCTAA
- a CDS encoding NADP-specific glutamate dehydrogenase: MKATEVLADLQRRFPNEPEYLQAVEEVITTIEDEYNKHPEFERYNLIERLCIPDRIFSFRVSWVDDKGKVQNNMGYRIQHNNAIGPYKGGIRFHSSVNQSILKFLAFEQTFKNSLTTLAMGGGKGGSDFSPRGKSDMEVMRFCQAFIAELWRHIGPDTDVPAGDIGVGGREVGYMYGMYKKMAREFTGTFTGKGLEFGGSLIRPEATGYGNVYFLLNMLATRGIDIKDKVVAISGSGNVATYTAKKLLELGAKVITMSDSDGCIYVPEGITKEQLDYIFKLKNEYRGRIREFAEEFGCEYVEGGRPWGYKCDIAMPSATQNELDGDDARTLLANGVIAVSEGANMPSTPDAIKEFLNAKILYAPGKAANAGGVSVSGLEMAQNSQKLSWSSEEVDEKLKGIMKNIHEQCQKYGKEEDGFTNYVKGANVAGFMKVARAMMAQGII; the protein is encoded by the coding sequence ATGAAAGCAACCGAAGTGTTAGCGGATCTCCAGCGCAGATTCCCCAACGAGCCGGAATACCTGCAGGCCGTGGAAGAAGTGATAACCACTATCGAGGATGAGTACAACAAACATCCCGAATTTGAGCGCTACAACCTTATCGAGCGCCTCTGCATTCCCGACCGCATATTCTCGTTCCGCGTATCCTGGGTCGACGACAAGGGCAAGGTACAGAACAACATGGGCTATCGTATCCAGCACAACAACGCCATTGGCCCGTACAAGGGAGGTATCCGTTTCCACTCCTCTGTCAACCAGTCGATTCTGAAGTTCCTCGCTTTCGAACAGACTTTTAAGAACTCACTCACCACCCTCGCTATGGGCGGCGGCAAAGGCGGCTCCGACTTCTCTCCCCGCGGCAAGAGCGACATGGAAGTGATGCGCTTCTGCCAGGCATTCATCGCCGAGCTCTGGCGCCACATCGGTCCCGACACCGACGTCCCCGCCGGCGACATAGGCGTAGGCGGCCGCGAGGTAGGCTACATGTACGGCATGTACAAGAAGATGGCCCGCGAATTCACCGGCACATTCACCGGCAAAGGTCTCGAATTCGGCGGCTCACTCATCCGTCCCGAGGCTACCGGCTACGGCAACGTATACTTCCTGCTCAACATGCTCGCCACACGCGGCATCGACATCAAGGACAAGGTTGTAGCCATCTCAGGCTCAGGCAATGTCGCCACATACACAGCCAAGAAGCTCCTCGAGCTCGGCGCCAAGGTAATCACCATGAGCGACTCCGACGGATGCATCTACGTGCCCGAAGGCATCACCAAAGAACAGCTCGATTACATCTTCAAGCTCAAAAACGAATACCGTGGCCGCATACGCGAGTTCGCCGAAGAGTTCGGCTGCGAATACGTAGAGGGCGGACGTCCCTGGGGCTACAAGTGCGATATCGCCATGCCTTCAGCCACACAGAACGAGCTTGACGGCGACGACGCACGCACCCTCCTCGCCAACGGAGTGATTGCCGTAAGCGAAGGCGCCAACATGCCCTCGACTCCCGATGCAATCAAGGAATTCCTCAACGCAAAGATACTCTACGCTCCCGGCAAGGCTGCCAACGCCGGCGGCGTGTCGGTAAGCGGTCTGGAAATGGCACAGAACTCCCAGAAACTGTCATGGAGCTCCGAAGAGGTCGACGAGAAGCTCAAAGGCATCATGAAGAATATCCACGAGCAGTGTCAGAAGTACGGCAAGGAAGAGGACGGATTCACCAACTATGTGAAGGGTGCCAATGTTGCCGGATTCATGAAGGTAGCTCGCGCCATGATGGCCCAGGGCATCATCTGA
- the msrB gene encoding peptide-methionine (R)-S-oxide reductase MsrB: MDTRSKNTSELSGTAGANRESICLAGGCFWGTQHFLKQIDGVVATEAGYANSDEPDPTYREVCSGRTNAAEAVMVTYDTSRVGLDFILRLFFMTIDPTSVNRQGNDHGTQYRTGIYYTSPGQVEVIDSAVGRLAEEYDRPIAVEVMPLRNFYPAEDYHQDYLDKNPGGYCHIDPRLFEVARDSSRNAAHGAESSRWKRPSDDELRRRLTDIQYDVTQNNGTEPPFTNDYWNERREGIYVDVTTGEPLFASSDKFSAGCGWPSFSRPIPGASIVERSDHTHGMVRTEVRSYAGNAHLGHVFNDGPRASGGLRYCINSAALRFIPVEDMDALGYGDYLPYVK; the protein is encoded by the coding sequence ATGGATACAAGGAGTAAAAATACATCAGAACTCAGTGGCACAGCAGGAGCGAACCGCGAGAGTATCTGTCTGGCAGGAGGATGTTTCTGGGGAACCCAGCATTTTCTGAAACAGATTGACGGAGTGGTTGCGACCGAGGCCGGATATGCCAACAGCGACGAGCCTGACCCGACCTACCGGGAGGTGTGCAGCGGGCGCACCAATGCTGCGGAAGCGGTGATGGTGACATATGACACGTCGAGGGTGGGACTTGACTTTATATTGCGGCTGTTTTTCATGACTATTGACCCGACATCGGTCAACCGGCAGGGTAATGACCACGGCACTCAGTACCGCACGGGGATTTACTATACCTCGCCCGGGCAGGTCGAGGTTATCGACTCGGCTGTAGGGCGGTTGGCTGAGGAGTACGACCGGCCGATTGCCGTGGAGGTGATGCCGCTGCGTAATTTCTATCCTGCGGAGGATTATCATCAGGATTATCTCGACAAGAATCCGGGTGGGTACTGTCATATCGACCCGCGTCTGTTTGAGGTGGCACGCGACAGCAGCCGGAATGCGGCGCACGGGGCCGAGAGTAGCCGCTGGAAGAGACCGTCGGACGATGAACTGAGACGCCGGCTTACGGATATCCAGTATGATGTGACGCAGAACAACGGTACCGAGCCGCCGTTTACCAACGATTACTGGAATGAGCGTCGCGAGGGGATATATGTCGACGTGACGACAGGGGAGCCTCTGTTTGCGTCGAGCGACAAGTTCAGCGCGGGATGCGGGTGGCCGAGTTTCTCGCGTCCGATTCCTGGGGCGTCGATAGTGGAGAGGAGCGACCACACTCATGGTATGGTGCGCACCGAGGTGCGCAGCTATGCCGGCAACGCGCATCTGGGCCATGTGTTCAACGACGGTCCGCGCGCATCTGGAGGTCTGCGCTATTGCATAAACAGTGCGGCCCTACGTTTTATACCTGTCGAGGATATGGATGCGCTCGGCTATGGCGACTATCTGCCGTATGTGAAGTGA
- a CDS encoding inorganic phosphate transporter: MDILFLGIIIFLFVLAVFDLSVGVSNDAVNFLNSAIGAKAAKFKTIIIIASVGVFAGAAMSNGMMDIARHGIFRPEHFSFYDLICIFMAVIVTDIILLDIFNSLGMPTSTTVSMVFELLGAAFVIALIKMWGDDSALSLMDLLNTEKALSVILGIFLSVAIAFVFGTIVQFITRAIFSFEYKSRLKWKIGIYGGLATTAIIYFMLLKGVKDMSWMTPEARQYINDHTAAILGCSFVACTLIMQLLHALKVNVLKVVVLIGTFSLAMAFAGNDLVNFIGVPLSGFASYQDYMANGSGNPYDYTMGALNGPADTPLYFLIGAGVIMVVSLATSKKAQNVSKTEIGLGSQNGGDEMFGSSRIARRIVRTSISIHSWAQRHIPRKVRMWIDRRFDTTRTQAEQGASFDLIRGSVNLMLAGMLIAAGTSMKLPLSTTFVTFMVAMGTSLSDRAWSRESAVFRITGVISVIGGWFITAAVAFIGAAIIAALMHWGGAPVMILVAIVAIALIIRSNLRFKAKKQEDRGDAMFQAILSSDDKEQTWDLLKIYIATQQKHFLQFASTTYTDITDAFIRDDVKHLGRADRALYKEKELLKNERRKETLCLRRVDADTAIEKSAWFHLANNSCMSMNYNLRRITEVCKEHVENNFRPLPESYRETFLPIRDSIINALAQAQILVENGDVKAIISLRKECDLIKDTISRECHGIYDHLRNGATGNLTVAYVYLNTLQESQEMMSGLRKLLRATSKLRSNDPVARVGAA, encoded by the coding sequence ATGGATATTCTGTTTTTAGGTATTATCATTTTCCTGTTTGTCCTTGCCGTATTCGACCTTTCGGTGGGAGTGAGCAACGACGCTGTAAATTTTCTCAACTCAGCTATAGGCGCCAAAGCCGCCAAATTCAAGACAATCATTATAATAGCCTCAGTCGGAGTGTTTGCAGGAGCCGCCATGAGCAACGGCATGATGGACATAGCACGCCACGGCATATTCAGGCCCGAACACTTCTCCTTCTACGACCTCATATGCATATTCATGGCAGTGATTGTGACCGACATCATACTCCTAGACATATTCAACTCTCTGGGCATGCCCACATCCACCACCGTGTCGATGGTGTTCGAGCTACTCGGCGCAGCATTCGTGATAGCCCTGATAAAGATGTGGGGCGATGACTCGGCATTGTCGCTGATGGATCTCCTCAACACCGAGAAAGCCCTGTCGGTAATACTCGGAATATTCTTGTCGGTAGCCATCGCGTTCGTATTCGGCACCATTGTGCAGTTTATCACCCGCGCCATATTCTCCTTTGAATACAAAAGCCGCCTGAAATGGAAAATAGGCATATACGGAGGCTTGGCCACCACAGCAATCATATATTTCATGCTCCTCAAAGGGGTAAAGGACATGTCGTGGATGACTCCCGAAGCCCGGCAGTATATCAACGACCACACCGCGGCCATACTCGGATGCTCCTTTGTGGCCTGCACCCTCATTATGCAGCTGCTCCACGCGCTTAAAGTCAACGTGCTGAAAGTAGTCGTGCTCATCGGCACATTCTCCCTCGCCATGGCATTTGCCGGCAACGACCTCGTCAACTTCATCGGCGTGCCTCTCAGCGGATTCGCGTCCTATCAGGACTATATGGCCAACGGCAGCGGCAACCCCTACGACTATACGATGGGAGCGCTCAACGGTCCCGCCGACACTCCGCTATACTTCCTGATAGGCGCCGGAGTAATAATGGTAGTCTCCCTCGCCACATCTAAAAAAGCGCAGAACGTATCGAAAACCGAAATCGGACTCGGCAGTCAGAACGGAGGCGACGAAATGTTTGGCTCATCAAGAATCGCCCGACGCATTGTGCGCACATCCATATCGATACACTCATGGGCACAGCGCCACATACCGCGCAAGGTAAGAATGTGGATCGACCGGCGTTTTGACACCACCAGGACTCAGGCCGAACAGGGTGCCTCGTTCGACCTCATACGCGGCTCTGTCAATCTCATGCTCGCCGGAATGCTTATCGCCGCCGGCACCTCCATGAAGCTCCCCCTCTCCACCACCTTCGTCACATTCATGGTAGCCATGGGTACATCGCTATCCGACCGCGCATGGAGCCGCGAAAGCGCCGTGTTCCGCATCACCGGAGTGATATCCGTAATCGGTGGATGGTTTATCACAGCCGCCGTTGCATTCATCGGCGCAGCCATCATCGCAGCCCTCATGCACTGGGGAGGCGCTCCCGTCATGATACTCGTAGCCATCGTAGCCATCGCCCTGATTATCAGAAGCAACCTCCGCTTTAAAGCTAAGAAGCAGGAAGACCGCGGCGACGCCATGTTCCAGGCAATACTCAGCTCCGACGACAAGGAGCAGACCTGGGACCTCCTCAAGATATACATCGCCACACAGCAGAAACACTTCCTGCAGTTTGCCTCCACGACCTACACCGACATCACCGACGCCTTCATACGCGACGACGTAAAACACCTCGGACGCGCCGACCGAGCGCTCTACAAGGAGAAAGAACTGCTCAAAAACGAGCGACGCAAAGAGACCCTCTGCTTACGCCGCGTAGATGCCGACACCGCAATTGAGAAAAGCGCATGGTTCCACCTCGCCAACAACTCATGCATGTCGATGAACTACAACCTGCGACGCATCACCGAAGTATGCAAAGAGCATGTCGAAAACAATTTCCGACCCCTGCCCGAAAGCTACCGCGAGACATTCCTCCCCATACGCGACAGCATCATCAATGCCCTCGCCCAAGCTCAGATCCTCGTCGAAAACGGCGACGTAAAAGCCATAATCTCACTCCGAAAAGAGTGCGACCTCATCAAGGACACCATCTCAAGAGAGTGCCACGGCATATACGACCATCTGCGCAACGGAGCCACCGGCAACCTCACCGTAGCCTACGTATACCTCAACACCCTCCAGGAGTCGCAGGAAATGATGTCGGGCCTCCGCAAACTACTCCGCGCCACCTCCAAGCTCCGCAGCAACGACCCCGTGGCCCGCGTCGGCGCCGCCTGA
- a CDS encoding DUF3791 domain-containing protein, with the protein MDNKTLEFVTYCISKLAQVLKMSQREVYRRLKQSGILYDYIVPSYDVLHTFRACLIINVSARVV; encoded by the coding sequence ATGGACAACAAAACTCTTGAATTTGTAACATATTGCATCAGCAAACTCGCGCAGGTGCTTAAGATGAGTCAGCGAGAGGTTTACAGACGGCTTAAACAGTCAGGTATTTTGTACGACTATATTGTGCCGTCGTATGACGTACTGCACACTTTTAGAGCTTGTTTAATAATAAATGTTTCCGCCAGGGTCGTATAG
- a CDS encoding IS982 family transposase yields the protein MLTEDKITEIFVIADEFCKVFNAMLRRRGLSKIRTDRKREYHRDCRLSQAEVIVIMIMFHSSNHKCLKHFYLNEICQRYRHLFPETVSYNRFTELEKSVVVQFVIFVKKCLLGKCTGISFVDSTLLRVCRNQRIHMHKVFKGIAQRGKCSLGWFYGFKLHLICNDKGEILNFMITPGDVDDREPLKVKSFVEFIYGKMVGDKGYIGKDLFCKLFIDGIQLITKLKNNMKGGLRSMYDRILLRKRAIIETVNDQLKNIAQIEHSRHRSFPNFIVNLIGGIAAYCLFPKKPRINLERVYDNQMTLF from the coding sequence ATGCTCACCGAAGACAAAATTACTGAAATATTCGTGATTGCAGATGAATTCTGCAAAGTTTTTAATGCGATGCTCCGTCGCAGAGGTCTTTCGAAGATTCGTACGGACAGGAAGCGGGAATATCATCGAGATTGCCGTCTGTCGCAGGCGGAGGTCATTGTTATCATGATCATGTTCCACAGTTCCAACCATAAATGTCTCAAACACTTTTATCTGAACGAGATATGTCAGCGATACAGGCATCTGTTCCCCGAAACAGTCTCATACAACAGATTCACGGAGCTGGAGAAATCAGTGGTCGTTCAGTTCGTGATATTCGTAAAGAAATGTCTGCTGGGAAAATGTACCGGTATTAGTTTTGTCGACAGCACACTGCTACGTGTGTGCCGCAACCAACGGATACACATGCACAAGGTGTTCAAAGGAATAGCGCAACGTGGGAAGTGTTCGTTAGGTTGGTTCTACGGATTCAAGCTACATCTGATATGCAACGACAAGGGCGAGATTCTCAACTTCATGATCACTCCGGGAGATGTTGATGACCGGGAACCTCTGAAAGTGAAGTCGTTTGTCGAGTTCATATACGGCAAGATGGTCGGTGACAAAGGTTATATCGGCAAAGACCTGTTCTGCAAGCTGTTCATTGACGGAATCCAATTGATCACAAAACTGAAAAACAACATGAAAGGCGGTCTGAGATCAATGTATGACAGAATACTTCTGAGAAAACGGGCTATTATCGAAACTGTAAACGACCAACTCAAAAACATCGCTCAGATAGAACACTCGCGACACCGTTCATTTCCGAATTTCATCGTTAATCTCATTGGTGGGATAGCGGCTTATTGCCTGTTTCCAAAGAAACCGAGGATAAACTTAGAACGCGTGTATGATAATCAGATGACTCTCTTTTGA
- a CDS encoding sensor histidine kinase has protein sequence MAGRIRLSYHTRLFFMLLGFSWMLVACFVAFQYHREKIYKVEKLEGQLQLFNAHMIDALQTDSIDFLATIARQRLPIDGLRVSVVGVDGSLVFDNTLDSLPGENHLDRHEISEAMRIGHGFTIRRHSRSTDNVYFYSATRGDDLIVRSAVPYSLPLHEVLEADRTFLWFMGAVTLAMSVLAYFATRRIGRTVTRLNRFAEKAERGESVYDTEAFPHDELGSISTHIIRLYARLQRTMEERDSEHRRAMYEQEEKNRIKKQLTNNINHELKTPVASIKVCLETILDHRDLPARKHWEFVELCYSHTQRLTGLLNDVAAITRMDDGAANIAKEPVDIGELVEEIAHSLSGQLQKSGMSLSVDIPAGSVVEGNRAFLCSIFRNLIDNAIAYSGGSEIRVRRDEASAEAYTFSVSDNGAGIPDEHLERIFERFYRIDKGRSRLMGGTGLGLAIVRNAVQLHGGTIYAANRYPSGVAFIFTLSR, from the coding sequence ATGGCTGGCAGGATTAGGCTTTCATATCATACCAGGCTGTTTTTCATGCTGCTTGGCTTCTCGTGGATGCTTGTGGCGTGTTTTGTGGCGTTTCAGTACCATCGCGAGAAAATCTACAAGGTGGAGAAGCTCGAGGGGCAGCTTCAGCTCTTCAACGCCCATATGATTGATGCGCTGCAGACCGACTCAATCGACTTTCTGGCGACGATAGCGCGCCAGCGTCTTCCGATTGATGGGCTGAGAGTGTCGGTGGTTGGTGTCGACGGGTCGCTTGTGTTTGACAATACGCTTGACTCGCTCCCCGGCGAGAATCATCTCGACCGCCACGAAATCAGCGAGGCGATGCGCATTGGCCACGGTTTTACCATACGGCGCCACTCGCGCAGTACCGACAATGTCTATTTCTATTCGGCGACACGTGGCGATGACCTTATCGTGAGGTCGGCTGTGCCGTATTCCCTGCCCCTGCATGAGGTGCTTGAGGCGGACCGCACGTTTCTGTGGTTTATGGGTGCGGTGACCCTTGCCATGAGTGTGCTCGCATACTTTGCCACGCGCCGCATCGGGCGCACCGTGACGCGCCTGAACCGTTTTGCCGAGAAGGCCGAGAGGGGGGAGAGTGTGTATGATACCGAGGCATTCCCCCACGATGAGCTGGGGAGTATCTCGACCCACATAATAAGGCTTTACGCACGATTGCAGCGCACTATGGAGGAGCGTGACAGCGAGCATCGCCGGGCCATGTACGAGCAGGAGGAGAAGAACCGTATCAAGAAGCAGCTTACCAACAATATCAACCATGAGCTGAAAACCCCTGTGGCGTCGATAAAGGTGTGTCTGGAGACCATCCTCGACCATCGCGACCTGCCGGCGCGGAAGCACTGGGAGTTTGTCGAGCTGTGCTACTCCCACACCCAACGCCTCACCGGGCTGCTCAACGACGTGGCGGCCATAACGCGCATGGATGACGGGGCGGCGAATATCGCCAAGGAGCCTGTCGACATCGGCGAACTGGTGGAGGAGATAGCGCACTCGCTGTCGGGACAGTTGCAGAAGAGCGGGATGTCACTGTCGGTGGATATTCCGGCGGGTAGTGTGGTCGAGGGGAACCGTGCGTTTCTTTGCTCGATATTCCGCAATCTGATAGACAATGCGATAGCCTACAGCGGAGGGAGCGAGATAAGGGTGCGTCGCGACGAGGCGTCGGCCGAGGCGTATACATTCAGTGTGTCGGACAATGGCGCGGGGATACCTGATGAGCATCTTGAGCGCATATTCGAGAGGTTCTACCGTATCGACAAGGGGCGCTCGCGCCTGATGGGTGGCACCGGCCTTGGTCTTGCCATCGTGCGCAACGCCGTGCAGCTCCATGGCGGTACCATCTATGCCGCCAACCGCTACCCTTCGGGTGTCGCCTTCATCTTCACCCTCTCCCGATAG
- a CDS encoding response regulator transcription factor: MINKKILVVDDETTLCDTLRFNLELEGYEVDTAYSAEEALAMDLSVYALVLLDVMMGEISGWQMARIMKGNPRLAGIPIIFCTAKDSEDDMVAGLDLGADDYISKPYSIRNVVARVRSVLRRASSGASVQQAGPGDDNCLITYEGLTLNSALKRCTVDGTEVRLPRKEFEMLWLMLSHRGKIFSREEFLKKIWPEEIVVVERVVDVNITRLRSKLGQYGRMIVTRSGYGYGWQD; this comes from the coding sequence ATGATTAATAAAAAGATACTTGTTGTCGACGATGAGACCACGTTGTGCGACACGCTGCGGTTTAACCTTGAGCTTGAGGGCTACGAGGTGGATACGGCCTACAGTGCCGAGGAGGCTCTCGCGATGGACCTTTCGGTGTATGCGCTTGTACTCCTTGATGTGATGATGGGGGAGATAAGCGGCTGGCAGATGGCGCGCATCATGAAGGGCAATCCTCGTCTTGCCGGAATACCGATAATATTCTGTACGGCCAAAGACAGCGAGGACGATATGGTGGCGGGTCTTGACCTCGGGGCCGATGACTATATATCCAAGCCATATTCCATACGCAATGTGGTGGCGCGCGTCAGGAGTGTGCTGAGGCGTGCGTCGTCGGGTGCCTCCGTACAGCAGGCCGGCCCGGGTGATGACAACTGCTTGATTACCTACGAGGGGCTGACGCTGAACAGCGCCCTTAAGCGCTGTACGGTCGACGGCACCGAGGTGAGGCTCCCCCGCAAGGAGTTTGAGATGCTTTGGCTGATGCTTTCCCACCGGGGCAAGATTTTTTCGCGCGAAGAGTTTCTGAAAAAGATATGGCCCGAGGAGATTGTCGTGGTCGAGCGGGTGGTCGATGTCAATATCACCCGTCTGCGCTCAAAACTCGGCCAGTATGGCCGCATGATAGTGACCCGTTCGGGCTACGGATATGGCTGGCAGGATTAG